One window from the genome of Engraulis encrasicolus isolate BLACKSEA-1 chromosome 16, IST_EnEncr_1.0, whole genome shotgun sequence encodes:
- the LOC134465281 gene encoding WW domain-containing adapter protein with coiled-coil-like isoform X1 codes for MLRRSSGSPDVKPGDFIAHKTKVVNAQRPRERGGGTSYSPQEDSLSHSSQGPNSDPYPSKAPDRTHEPADDWSEHISSSGKKYYYNCRTEVSQWEKPKDWIKREQRQREAPKSMLTVNSFPKDRDYRREAMHTSTLSAFPNIKGAAPDSLSSHPDSSQVSSSSSSSSTFSSVPSSAAQDIKPLVASCSSSTTATSTSSATSTSSASSSSSAPPTSSASVPGSSSITQSSSASLLQDQALLRQLLPALQATLHLNHANVDVVKLNEALTAAVTQASLQSMLHKLLTAGPSAFNITTLLSQAAQLSAQAGQTTTQSPMSLPSDSSSPWSYVSPRVSTPHTNAVSLRPHLGTSALSSQAKVNASLVKPASMAAEDPRLQRQNSQGGTSPGPYLVASRASVGSSGAGTLPSSATPGQRHNGFTPSLATHFDVNLIRHVQGWPTEHVDKQVVRLTEDAHNIGTLIMAELCAELKNLRSLVRVSEIQATLRDQRILFLKQQIRELERMQTSYMI; via the exons ATGCTCCGTCGTTCTTCTGGCAGCCCAGATGTCAAACCTGGCGACTTTATAGCACACAAGACAAAAGTAGTTAATGCACAGCGTCCACGAGAGAGAGGTGGCG GAACCAGTTACTCTCCACAAGAAGACTCTCTCAGCCACAGCAGCCAGGGACCAAACTCAGACCCTTATCCAAGCAAAGCTCCAGACAGG ACACACGAGCCTGCAGATGACTGGTCAGAGCACATTAGCTCTTCTGGGAAGAAGTACTACTACAACTGTAGAACAGAGGTCTCACAATGGGAAAAGCCAAAGGATTGGATCAAGAG GGAGCAGAGACAAAGGGAGGCCCCAAAATCCATGCTGACTGTCAACAGCTTTCCTAAAGATCGGGACTACAGAAGGGAAGCCATGCACACTTCAACTCTCAGCGCCTTTCCCAATATCA AGGGCGCTGCACCGGACAGCTTGTCCAGCCACCCAGATTCGTCccaggtctcctcctcctcctcctcctccagcaccttTTCGTCTGTCCCCTCCAGCGCTGCTCAGGACATAAAACCCTTGGTtgcctcctgctcttcctccaccaccgccacctccacctcctctgccacctccacctcctctgcctcttcctcctcctctgcccctcccacctcctctgccTCGGTGCCTGGGTCCTCCTCCATCACACAGTCCTCCAGCGCCTCCCTGCTGCAGGACCAGGCTCTGCTGCGGCAGCTGCTGCCCGCCCTGCAGGCCACGTTGCACCTCAACCATGCCAACGTCGACGTGGTCAAGCTCAACGAAG CCCTCACTGCCGCTGTCACACAAGCTTCCTTACAGTCTATGCTTCATAAACTTCTCACTGCTGGACCGTCTGCTTTCAACATCACCACTCTGCTTTCGCAAGCTGCGCAGCTCTCCGCACAAG CAGGTCAGACAACAACCCAGTCCCCAATGTCTCTGCCATCGGACTCCTCGTCTCCATGGTCTTATGTGTCTCCGAGGGTCAGCACCCCGCATACCAACGCGGTGTCTTTGAGACCCCACCTGGGCACCTCTGCACTCTCTTCCCAGGCGAAG GTTAATGCATCACTGGTGAAGCCAGCATCCATGGCTGCAGAGGATCCCCGGCTGCAGAGACAGAA TAGTCAAGGTGGTACCTCACCAGGACCCTACCTTGTGGCAAGCAGAGCATCTGTGGGCAGCAGCGGAGCTGGGACGCTACCCAGCAGCGCCACCCCTGGCCAACGCCACAACGGCTTTACTCCCTCTCTGGCAACACACTTCGACGTGAATCTCATCAGGCATGTGCAGGGCTGGCCCACAGAACATGTGGATAAACAG GTGGTGCGGCTGACGGAGGATGCCCACAACATTGGCACTCTGATCATGGCCGAACTCTGCGCTGAGCTGAAAAACCTCAGGTCTTTGGTGCGCGTGTCCGAGATCCAGGCCACGCTGAGAGACCAGAG GATTCTCTTCTTGAAACAACAAATCAGGGAGCTGGAAAGGATGCAGACCTCCTACATGATTTGA
- the LOC134465281 gene encoding WW domain-containing adapter protein with coiled-coil-like isoform X2, translating into MLRRSSGSPDVKPGDFIAHKTKVVNAQRPRERGGGTSYSPQEDSLSHSSQGPNSDPYPSKAPDRTHEPADDWSEHISSSGKKYYYNCRTEVSQWEKPKDWIKREQRQREAPKSMLTVNSFPKDRDYRREAMHTSTLSAFPNIKGAAPDSLSSHPDSSQVSSSSSSSSTFSSVPSSAAQDIKPLVASCSSSTTATSTSSATSTSSASSSSSAPPTSSASVPGSSSITQSSSASLLQDQALLRQLLPALQATLHLNHANVDVVKLNEALTAAVTQASLQSMLHKLLTAGPSAFNITTLLSQAAQLSAQGQTTTQSPMSLPSDSSSPWSYVSPRVSTPHTNAVSLRPHLGTSALSSQAKVNASLVKPASMAAEDPRLQRQNSQGGTSPGPYLVASRASVGSSGAGTLPSSATPGQRHNGFTPSLATHFDVNLIRHVQGWPTEHVDKQVVRLTEDAHNIGTLIMAELCAELKNLRSLVRVSEIQATLRDQRILFLKQQIRELERMQTSYMI; encoded by the exons ATGCTCCGTCGTTCTTCTGGCAGCCCAGATGTCAAACCTGGCGACTTTATAGCACACAAGACAAAAGTAGTTAATGCACAGCGTCCACGAGAGAGAGGTGGCG GAACCAGTTACTCTCCACAAGAAGACTCTCTCAGCCACAGCAGCCAGGGACCAAACTCAGACCCTTATCCAAGCAAAGCTCCAGACAGG ACACACGAGCCTGCAGATGACTGGTCAGAGCACATTAGCTCTTCTGGGAAGAAGTACTACTACAACTGTAGAACAGAGGTCTCACAATGGGAAAAGCCAAAGGATTGGATCAAGAG GGAGCAGAGACAAAGGGAGGCCCCAAAATCCATGCTGACTGTCAACAGCTTTCCTAAAGATCGGGACTACAGAAGGGAAGCCATGCACACTTCAACTCTCAGCGCCTTTCCCAATATCA AGGGCGCTGCACCGGACAGCTTGTCCAGCCACCCAGATTCGTCccaggtctcctcctcctcctcctcctccagcaccttTTCGTCTGTCCCCTCCAGCGCTGCTCAGGACATAAAACCCTTGGTtgcctcctgctcttcctccaccaccgccacctccacctcctctgccacctccacctcctctgcctcttcctcctcctctgcccctcccacctcctctgccTCGGTGCCTGGGTCCTCCTCCATCACACAGTCCTCCAGCGCCTCCCTGCTGCAGGACCAGGCTCTGCTGCGGCAGCTGCTGCCCGCCCTGCAGGCCACGTTGCACCTCAACCATGCCAACGTCGACGTGGTCAAGCTCAACGAAG CCCTCACTGCCGCTGTCACACAAGCTTCCTTACAGTCTATGCTTCATAAACTTCTCACTGCTGGACCGTCTGCTTTCAACATCACCACTCTGCTTTCGCAAGCTGCGCAGCTCTCCGCACAAG GTCAGACAACAACCCAGTCCCCAATGTCTCTGCCATCGGACTCCTCGTCTCCATGGTCTTATGTGTCTCCGAGGGTCAGCACCCCGCATACCAACGCGGTGTCTTTGAGACCCCACCTGGGCACCTCTGCACTCTCTTCCCAGGCGAAG GTTAATGCATCACTGGTGAAGCCAGCATCCATGGCTGCAGAGGATCCCCGGCTGCAGAGACAGAA TAGTCAAGGTGGTACCTCACCAGGACCCTACCTTGTGGCAAGCAGAGCATCTGTGGGCAGCAGCGGAGCTGGGACGCTACCCAGCAGCGCCACCCCTGGCCAACGCCACAACGGCTTTACTCCCTCTCTGGCAACACACTTCGACGTGAATCTCATCAGGCATGTGCAGGGCTGGCCCACAGAACATGTGGATAAACAG GTGGTGCGGCTGACGGAGGATGCCCACAACATTGGCACTCTGATCATGGCCGAACTCTGCGCTGAGCTGAAAAACCTCAGGTCTTTGGTGCGCGTGTCCGAGATCCAGGCCACGCTGAGAGACCAGAG GATTCTCTTCTTGAAACAACAAATCAGGGAGCTGGAAAGGATGCAGACCTCCTACATGATTTGA